One stretch of Rhodopirellula islandica DNA includes these proteins:
- a CDS encoding Nramp family divalent metal transporter, which translates to MKLPKFFRRFGPGLLVTAAFIGPGTVTKATTAGANFGHTLLWAVGFSVIATIVFQEMASRLGIVTGRGLGEAIRPTIPNAFARGLAIVLVVSAIIIGNAAYQAGNIAGAAVGVSAATGTQQQTVVSIAIGFAAWGILMIGHYRSLQRILVALVVTMSSVFLLTAFSVPIDWRSFAMGWIKPTIPEGGLKEVLAIIGTTVVPYNLFLHATASAEKWSSDKTESVSDETVREAIQESRGDTILSVGLGGLVTAAVMATAAAAFFRSDAGFTNLADAARQLEPLLGNHARWLFGVGLFAAGLTSTITAPLAAAYAAAGCFGWPIDLKDWRLRTVFTTVIVFGISFAASGSKPTDIITFAQVANGLLLPLLAIFLLAVMNNAALLGKHRNHWIANTLGVLTVVVVTVLGLRSLVSVFFSG; encoded by the coding sequence ATGAAACTTCCCAAGTTCTTTCGTCGTTTCGGTCCCGGCTTGCTCGTCACGGCAGCCTTCATCGGGCCGGGGACCGTCACCAAAGCCACGACCGCAGGTGCCAACTTTGGCCACACGCTGTTGTGGGCGGTGGGTTTCTCTGTGATCGCAACGATCGTCTTTCAAGAAATGGCGTCGCGACTGGGGATCGTCACCGGGCGTGGTTTGGGAGAGGCGATCCGTCCAACCATCCCCAATGCGTTCGCCCGAGGATTGGCCATTGTGCTGGTCGTCTCGGCAATCATCATCGGAAACGCTGCTTACCAAGCGGGCAATATCGCCGGCGCCGCTGTGGGCGTTTCAGCCGCAACGGGAACGCAGCAACAAACTGTGGTGTCGATTGCGATCGGCTTCGCAGCATGGGGCATCTTGATGATCGGTCACTACCGATCGCTTCAGCGGATTTTGGTTGCGTTGGTGGTGACGATGAGCAGCGTGTTTTTGTTGACCGCGTTCAGTGTTCCAATCGACTGGCGATCGTTCGCAATGGGTTGGATCAAACCGACCATCCCGGAAGGCGGATTGAAAGAAGTCTTGGCGATCATCGGCACGACGGTCGTGCCCTACAACCTGTTTCTTCACGCCACCGCATCGGCCGAGAAATGGTCCAGCGACAAGACCGAATCCGTCAGCGACGAAACCGTTCGCGAGGCGATCCAGGAAAGCCGCGGCGACACGATCCTCAGCGTGGGCTTGGGCGGGTTGGTGACCGCCGCCGTGATGGCCACGGCTGCCGCCGCTTTCTTTAGGAGTGACGCCGGATTCACGAACCTTGCCGACGCCGCCCGACAACTCGAACCGCTGCTTGGCAACCATGCACGCTGGCTGTTCGGTGTGGGGCTGTTCGCCGCGGGGTTGACCAGCACCATCACCGCGCCGCTGGCCGCCGCCTACGCCGCTGCCGGTTGTTTTGGCTGGCCCATCGATCTGAAAGACTGGCGGCTGCGAACGGTCTTCACCACCGTGATTGTGTTTGGCATTTCGTTCGCTGCCAGCGGTTCCAAGCCCACGGACATCATCACGTTTGCTCAAGTCGCCAACGGATTGCTGCTGCCTCTGCTGGCCATTTTCTTGCTCGCGGTCATGAACAACGCGGCGTTGCTCGGCAAGCACCGCAATCACTGGATCGCCAACACGCTCGGCGTGCTAACGGTTGTCGTCGTCACCGTTCTTGGATTGCGTAGCCTCGTCAGCGTTTTCTTCTCGGGATGA
- a CDS encoding thioredoxin family protein — protein sequence MVPDQIQGTAVGSFHDRLSGLKLANVVCMLLVGMLSPFVSNPGLAQDTSHTGVLKGLDLDGRLIRLGQSNDTNAVAVVFLSTHCPISNGYLPLLNDYASEYGGQGIELVGVISDPSVTRSDAKKHSVDYRVEFPVLFDGSGELRLALSPTHTPQAMLIRPNGKMLYNGAIDDRHVQVGRKKDHAAKPYLRDAIRAVIARRPVDVPKTKPIGCLLEDPPNKAIEGEVTYARDVAPVIQANCAGCHCRNGSAPFPLLSYNDVSGHANQILEVTHSRFMPPWKPAAGFLRFQDELRLTNHEMSLLNVWVRDGKPAGDPKDLPAPVPPSSGWPLGEPDLILEMNETFSIPSSGPDLRQYFVIPTGLKQHRLVNAIDFHPGTPQSVHHASFFLDTKRKGRRLDQSDPAPGYSSFGGPRFEPEGTLSSWFPGMSPRRLPEGMGRFVPKDSDIVAEIHYVTTGKPHQDKSKIGIYFAPSSAKKIVTEVQVGNKRIRIPPGESHHLQRATYTLPVDTVLLDTVPHMHIFGREMKVWSKSPDGETKPLLWIKDWDFNWQGKYSFAEPVRLKKGTILHVDAWYDNSANNPLNPNSPPKPVSWGADSTDEMLICHFQCTCETMGELNELIRHQKKHIADRQ from the coding sequence ATGGTTCCCGATCAAATCCAAGGGACCGCGGTCGGTTCGTTTCACGATCGACTCAGTGGCTTGAAACTTGCGAACGTTGTTTGCATGCTTTTGGTCGGCATGCTGTCGCCGTTCGTCTCCAATCCAGGATTGGCTCAAGACACTTCGCACACCGGCGTGCTGAAAGGTCTCGACCTAGACGGTCGCTTGATTCGATTGGGACAGTCCAACGACACCAACGCCGTCGCGGTCGTCTTCTTGTCCACGCATTGTCCGATCAGCAACGGTTATCTGCCGTTGCTCAATGACTACGCATCGGAATACGGCGGACAAGGCATTGAATTGGTCGGTGTGATTTCCGATCCGTCGGTGACACGTTCGGATGCGAAAAAGCATAGCGTCGATTACCGAGTTGAGTTCCCGGTGCTGTTCGACGGCTCAGGCGAATTGCGTTTGGCTCTTTCGCCGACCCACACGCCCCAAGCGATGTTGATTCGGCCGAACGGCAAGATGCTTTACAACGGTGCGATTGACGACCGGCATGTTCAAGTCGGCCGCAAGAAAGATCACGCCGCCAAACCCTATTTGCGAGATGCGATCCGCGCAGTCATCGCTCGACGTCCGGTGGATGTGCCAAAAACCAAACCCATCGGTTGCCTGCTGGAGGATCCGCCAAACAAAGCGATCGAAGGCGAGGTGACTTACGCACGCGATGTTGCGCCGGTGATCCAAGCGAACTGCGCGGGGTGTCATTGTCGAAACGGATCGGCTCCGTTTCCGTTGTTGAGTTACAACGACGTCAGCGGCCATGCCAATCAAATTTTGGAAGTGACCCATTCGCGTTTCATGCCGCCATGGAAACCGGCCGCCGGGTTCCTGCGTTTCCAAGACGAACTGCGATTGACCAATCACGAAATGTCTCTGTTGAACGTTTGGGTTCGCGATGGCAAACCGGCAGGCGACCCAAAGGATCTTCCGGCCCCTGTTCCGCCATCGAGTGGTTGGCCACTGGGTGAACCGGATTTGATTCTGGAAATGAACGAAACGTTCTCGATCCCATCCAGCGGCCCTGACCTTCGCCAGTACTTCGTCATCCCAACCGGTTTGAAGCAACACCGGTTGGTCAACGCGATCGATTTTCATCCGGGGACGCCTCAGTCCGTTCACCACGCCAGTTTCTTCCTGGACACCAAAAGAAAGGGGCGGCGACTGGACCAATCGGATCCAGCGCCGGGGTACTCCAGCTTTGGCGGGCCGCGCTTTGAACCCGAAGGCACGCTGAGCAGTTGGTTTCCGGGAATGAGCCCCCGACGATTGCCCGAGGGGATGGGACGTTTTGTGCCAAAGGACAGCGACATCGTGGCGGAAATCCACTACGTCACGACCGGCAAACCACATCAAGACAAGTCGAAGATCGGGATTTACTTCGCCCCGTCGTCGGCCAAGAAGATCGTCACCGAAGTCCAGGTCGGCAACAAACGAATCCGTATCCCGCCGGGCGAAAGTCATCATTTGCAACGCGCGACGTACACGTTGCCCGTGGACACAGTGCTGCTGGACACGGTGCCACACATGCACATTTTTGGCCGCGAAATGAAAGTCTGGTCGAAGTCACCCGATGGCGAGACCAAGCCGTTGTTGTGGATCAAAGATTGGGATTTCAATTGGCAAGGCAAGTATTCGTTTGCCGAACCCGTGCGTTTGAAAAAGGGAACGATCCTTCACGTGGACGCTTGGTATGACAATTCAGCCAACAACCCGCTGAACCCGAACTCGCCGCCCAAGCCGGTGTCCTGGGGCGCCGACTCCACCGATGAAATGTTGATCTGTCATTTCCAATGCACCTGCGAGACGATGGGTGAACTGAACGAATTGATTCGGCACCAAAAGAAACACATCGCCGATCGACAATAG
- the nadD gene encoding nicotinate (nicotinamide) nucleotide adenylyltransferase: MRRFKQETIEGHSVSAFETTPPSNHGIGILGGSFDPLHVGHLWMAESALEQLPIEHVRWIPTATSPLKPHGPVASNEHRLQMLRLALSGQSGHVIDDWELRQDSVSYTLLTLEHLQEQFPDRQLHLIIGADSLASFDRWREPEQILKRCHLAVIARGGDPPPDYSILDGMTDETQIRRIRESQIQMPQIEISSSDLRNRIATGRSIRFRVPHPVATLIDNEKMYRVR; this comes from the coding sequence TTGCGTCGATTCAAGCAAGAAACCATTGAAGGTCATTCCGTGTCAGCATTTGAAACCACCCCTCCATCAAATCACGGGATCGGAATCCTGGGTGGGTCTTTCGACCCGCTTCATGTCGGGCATCTTTGGATGGCCGAATCGGCACTGGAACAATTGCCGATTGAACATGTGCGTTGGATCCCGACGGCAACCAGCCCGCTCAAACCCCACGGGCCGGTGGCCAGCAACGAACACCGTCTGCAAATGCTGCGATTGGCACTCAGTGGCCAATCCGGGCACGTCATCGACGACTGGGAACTCCGGCAAGACAGCGTCAGCTACACCCTGCTGACCCTGGAACATTTGCAAGAACAATTTCCAGACCGCCAGCTGCATCTGATCATCGGGGCCGATTCGTTGGCCTCGTTCGATCGTTGGCGAGAACCCGAGCAAATCCTAAAACGGTGCCACCTGGCCGTGATCGCTCGCGGCGGCGACCCTCCACCGGACTACTCGATCCTGGACGGCATGACTGACGAAACGCAAATTCGAAGGATTCGCGAGTCGCAGATCCAGATGCCCCAGATCGAAATCAGCAGCAGCGACCTTCGGAATCGCATCGCAACCGGACGGAGTATCCGGTTCCGCGTGCCACACCCGGTCGCGACGTTGATCGACAATGAAAAGATGTACCGGGTACGATAG
- a CDS encoding Uma2 family endonuclease translates to MSTNPFPLLSEQEYLDQERKASFKSEYFGGETFAMGGAKRAHNLIVTNLIRVLSNALLDGPCEVYPSDMRVQIEATGLYTYPDVVVACDEPKFRDDQLDTLQNPTLLIEVASESTEAYDRGTKSRHYRRIPSLKGYVLVAQDRPAVESFTRGDDHTWTLREAGGLENELRIDALKLNLSMAEIYHRVQFDRPDPLVK, encoded by the coding sequence ATGTCGACCAATCCGTTCCCACTGCTGTCCGAACAGGAATACCTTGACCAAGAACGAAAGGCTTCGTTCAAGAGCGAGTACTTCGGCGGCGAAACCTTTGCAATGGGCGGCGCGAAGCGAGCACACAACTTGATCGTGACAAACCTAATCCGAGTTCTAAGCAACGCGCTGCTCGATGGTCCCTGCGAAGTTTACCCCAGCGACATGCGGGTCCAGATTGAAGCCACTGGTTTGTACACCTACCCCGATGTGGTCGTAGCTTGCGACGAACCCAAATTTCGCGACGACCAACTGGACACCCTGCAAAATCCGACTCTGTTGATCGAAGTCGCTTCGGAAAGCACAGAGGCTTACGATCGAGGCACCAAGTCGAGACACTACCGACGCATTCCATCTTTGAAAGGATACGTGCTCGTCGCGCAAGATCGACCAGCGGTTGAATCATTCACCCGTGGAGACGACCACACATGGACGCTTCGTGAAGCGGGGGGACTGGAGAACGAATTGCGGATCGACGCCTTGAAGCTGAACCTGTCGATGGCAGAAATTTATCACCGGGTCCAGTTCGATCGCCCCGATCCGTTGGTGAAATGA
- the rpsR gene encoding 30S ribosomal protein S18 produces the protein MPPRPMSTRSRARKRSRVRSRTRRKDPIFVDGHRPRPMYVDYKDLELLSKMVNRQGRIMGRRKSGCTAASQHAVTSAIKRARFMALLPYVGE, from the coding sequence ATGCCTCCACGTCCAATGAGCACGCGTAGTCGTGCCCGCAAACGCTCCCGAGTCCGCAGCCGTACCCGCCGCAAGGACCCCATCTTCGTCGATGGCCACCGTCCGCGTCCGATGTACGTTGACTACAAGGACCTCGAATTGCTGTCCAAGATGGTCAACCGCCAAGGACGCATCATGGGCCGTCGCAAGAGTGGTTGCACCGCTGCCAGCCAACACGCTGTCACCTCAGCCATCAAACGCGCCCGCTTCATGGCCTTGCTGCCATACGTCGGCGAATAA
- a CDS encoding acyl-CoA thioesterase, with product MNDPASDGALNQRAPLYQTQRRVEFRDTDAAGIVHFSAFFPMMEAAEHEFLRSVGIPVMPHHESEERLTWPRVAASCDFHGPARFEDILQIDLHVDRIGQSSISYRFELTCEGRRIATGKITAVCCDLQAGGKLVKTNVPDDLRQRLSGPQND from the coding sequence GTGAACGATCCAGCCTCTGACGGAGCCCTCAACCAGCGGGCTCCGCTTTATCAGACCCAACGCCGCGTCGAGTTTCGAGACACCGATGCGGCTGGAATCGTCCACTTTTCGGCCTTCTTCCCCATGATGGAAGCGGCCGAACATGAGTTCCTGCGGTCGGTCGGCATCCCCGTGATGCCGCACCATGAGTCCGAGGAACGATTGACTTGGCCCCGAGTCGCCGCCAGCTGCGACTTTCACGGCCCCGCCCGATTTGAAGACATCCTGCAAATTGATTTGCACGTCGACCGGATTGGACAATCCAGTATCAGCTATCGCTTCGAATTGACCTGCGAAGGCCGACGTATCGCCACCGGCAAAATCACTGCCGTGTGCTGCGACCTGCAAGCGGGCGGCAAACTGGTCAAAACCAACGTGCCCGATGACCTTCGCCAGCGATTGTCCGGCCCCCAAAACGACTGA
- a CDS encoding Fur family transcriptional regulator, translating into MSSVPESLERLEVALTPQERFEEYLQSKGQRQTKPRKFLVEKIFSQHAHFDADELIEKLPRKGEPNYVSSATVYRSLREFVDAGLLNCFQLDGRTVYELDYGYPPHDHLYCTRCRKLIEFRSEELIATRDEAAAKHGFRVSGHRMLVSGVCRECGKNRRKKRKQDLV; encoded by the coding sequence GTGTCTTCGGTTCCCGAATCTCTTGAACGTCTCGAGGTGGCTTTGACCCCTCAGGAGCGTTTTGAGGAGTATTTGCAGAGCAAAGGCCAGCGACAGACCAAGCCTCGCAAGTTCTTGGTCGAGAAGATTTTCTCTCAGCACGCTCACTTTGATGCGGATGAGCTGATCGAGAAACTGCCTCGCAAAGGCGAGCCCAACTATGTCAGTTCCGCGACGGTGTATCGTTCGCTGCGTGAATTTGTCGACGCTGGGTTGCTGAATTGCTTTCAGCTCGATGGCCGCACGGTTTACGAGCTGGATTACGGCTACCCGCCTCACGATCATCTGTACTGCACGCGTTGCCGCAAACTGATCGAGTTCCGCAGCGAGGAGCTGATCGCGACGCGAGACGAGGCGGCGGCGAAGCACGGTTTTCGCGTTTCTGGACACCGAATGCTGGTCAGCGGTGTGTGCCGCGAATGTGGCAAGAACCGACGCAAAAAGCGGAAGCAAGACTTGGTTTGA
- a CDS encoding type III PLP-dependent enzyme, whose translation MIASTILRAPNARTAQPNLSFDLAKELAEKHGTPLLVVSRSKAIETYWAMKNALPGVDLYYAAKANPDLHFLSTLNGENAFIDVCSPGELQAALAAGFTPDRMLHTHPCKTDANLWECAQAGVNWFVFDNAIEAEKIRRLTPDVNLLLRLATTGASSRINLSAKFGCPMHEAMELLAAAKSKGLNVRGFSFHVGSQCLNPHDYVEVLRSVRAVWDEATQAGHQLEVLDIGGGFPAPYREDAPSIETFGEVITQGLREMFGDLPIRLIAEPGRGLCTESVTLITRVIGKNRRWDLPWFFLDDGIYGSFSGKIFDHTDFPLLVENDGSRETVPCVVAGPTCDSTDIVSRDQWLPDLEVGELVLVPSMGAYAAASASPFNGLPMANSVAID comes from the coding sequence ATGATCGCATCGACCATTCTGCGCGCACCCAACGCCCGAACGGCACAGCCGAACCTTTCCTTTGACCTCGCGAAAGAGCTCGCTGAGAAACACGGCACTCCCTTGTTGGTGGTGTCACGATCCAAAGCCATCGAGACCTACTGGGCAATGAAGAATGCCCTGCCTGGTGTCGATCTTTACTATGCGGCGAAAGCCAACCCCGACCTGCATTTTTTGTCAACGCTCAACGGCGAAAACGCATTCATTGACGTCTGCTCTCCTGGCGAATTGCAGGCCGCACTGGCGGCTGGCTTCACGCCGGATCGGATGTTGCACACTCACCCATGCAAGACCGATGCAAACCTCTGGGAATGCGCACAAGCCGGTGTGAATTGGTTCGTTTTTGACAACGCGATCGAAGCGGAAAAGATCCGCCGACTGACACCGGACGTGAACCTGTTGCTGCGTTTGGCGACCACCGGCGCGTCCAGCCGAATCAACCTGTCGGCCAAGTTCGGCTGCCCGATGCACGAAGCGATGGAACTGCTGGCGGCGGCAAAGTCCAAAGGCCTGAACGTTCGTGGGTTCTCGTTCCATGTCGGCAGCCAGTGCCTCAACCCGCACGACTACGTCGAAGTGCTTCGCAGCGTTCGCGCAGTTTGGGACGAAGCCACCCAAGCGGGACACCAACTGGAAGTCTTGGATATCGGCGGTGGATTCCCTGCCCCGTATCGTGAGGACGCTCCTTCGATTGAAACCTTCGGTGAAGTCATCACGCAAGGTTTACGCGAGATGTTCGGCGATTTGCCGATTCGTTTGATCGCCGAACCAGGTCGCGGGCTGTGCACCGAAAGCGTCACCCTGATCACTCGCGTGATCGGCAAAAACCGTCGCTGGGACTTGCCCTGGTTCTTCCTCGACGATGGCATCTACGGTTCGTTTTCAGGCAAGATTTTCGACCACACGGACTTCCCGTTGCTGGTCGAAAACGATGGTTCACGGGAGACCGTTCCGTGCGTGGTTGCGGGCCCCACCTGCGACTCCACCGACATCGTTTCGCGTGATCAATGGCTTCCCGATTTGGAAGTCGGTGAATTGGTCTTGGTTCCGTCGATGGGTGCTTACGCTGCGGCCAGCGCATCGCCATTCAACGGGCTGCCAATGGCCAACAGCGTCGCCATCGACTGA
- a CDS encoding sodium:solute symporter family protein: protein MGLIAAVLAYLFLTIAIGLFAARRVGNAQDFMVAGRSLPLYMNFACVFATWFGAETVLSVSATFAGQGLRAIPGDPFGFSVCLVLVALFFARAFYRMDLLTIGDFYRKRYGRSIEVLTSVVISASYLGWAAAQLTALGLVISVLGKGIGYDALTTNQGIVIGFTIVAFYTVMGGMWSVALTDMIQTFVIIIGLLVVSVYMAHAAGGVSVVIDSARESGRLQVFPDWGQSGQWWIYIGGFLTAALGSIPQQDVIQRVTSAKDERTAMTGTLLGGMFYCMFAFVPMFIAYAAVVIDPDHLQQFNSEDLREVQRTLPHAVMQSTPFWVQTVFLGALVSAILSTASGTLLAPSSLIVENVIRPFRSDLNDQNMLRWLRIVLLIFGALALHQALTSNNTMYQMIQQAYSVPLVGALVPLAVGLYWKRATTLGAMASIVSGVATWLAFEYVRTEFLIPSQLMGLAASFLAMVIVSLLDKSENARPVAVQR from the coding sequence ATGGGATTGATCGCTGCCGTCCTGGCCTACTTGTTTCTCACGATCGCGATCGGGTTGTTCGCAGCCCGACGCGTCGGCAATGCGCAAGACTTCATGGTCGCGGGGCGTTCGCTTCCGCTGTACATGAACTTCGCCTGCGTGTTTGCGACCTGGTTTGGTGCCGAAACCGTGCTGTCCGTTTCGGCGACCTTTGCCGGGCAGGGACTGCGCGCTATCCCCGGCGATCCGTTTGGTTTTTCGGTCTGTCTGGTGCTCGTGGCGTTGTTCTTCGCGCGAGCTTTCTACCGAATGGACTTGCTGACGATTGGCGACTTTTATCGCAAACGCTATGGTCGCTCGATCGAAGTTTTGACGTCCGTTGTCATCTCCGCTTCGTACCTTGGCTGGGCCGCGGCTCAGCTCACCGCACTTGGCCTGGTGATATCCGTCCTGGGCAAAGGCATCGGCTACGATGCGCTGACCACCAACCAAGGCATCGTGATCGGCTTCACCATTGTCGCCTTCTACACCGTGATGGGCGGCATGTGGTCAGTGGCGCTCACCGACATGATTCAGACGTTCGTGATCATCATCGGTCTGTTGGTGGTGTCCGTTTACATGGCTCATGCGGCCGGCGGTGTTTCCGTCGTCATCGATTCCGCTCGCGAATCGGGGCGTCTGCAGGTCTTTCCCGACTGGGGGCAATCCGGTCAGTGGTGGATCTACATCGGCGGCTTCCTGACCGCGGCCCTGGGTTCGATCCCACAACAAGATGTCATTCAACGTGTCACCAGTGCCAAAGACGAACGCACCGCCATGACGGGCACCTTGCTGGGCGGGATGTTCTACTGCATGTTCGCGTTTGTGCCGATGTTCATCGCTTACGCCGCGGTGGTGATCGATCCAGATCACCTGCAACAATTCAACAGCGAAGACTTGCGTGAAGTCCAGCGAACACTTCCGCACGCGGTCATGCAGTCCACACCGTTCTGGGTTCAGACGGTCTTCTTGGGCGCATTGGTGTCGGCGATTCTGTCCACCGCCAGCGGAACGCTGCTTGCGCCGAGCAGTCTGATTGTCGAAAATGTGATTCGTCCATTTCGGTCCGATCTCAACGATCAAAACATGTTGCGTTGGCTACGGATCGTTCTGCTGATATTTGGTGCCTTGGCTTTGCACCAAGCTTTGACCAGCAACAACACGATGTACCAAATGATCCAGCAGGCGTACAGCGTTCCGCTTGTTGGTGCGTTGGTCCCCTTGGCCGTCGGGCTGTATTGGAAACGAGCGACCACTCTCGGAGCGATGGCATCGATCGTGTCCGGTGTGGCAACCTGGCTAGCGTTTGAATACGTGCGGACGGAGTTTTTGATCCCGTCGCAACTGATGGGGCTCGCCGCCAGCTTTCTCGCGATGGTGATCGTGTCGCTGCTGGACAAGTCGGAAAACGCTCGGCCTGTTGCTGTGCAGCGCTGA
- a CDS encoding AlkZ-related protein, whose protein sequence is MIQTFGQAYQFVLKSKVCTVFGSKNSPYPSLWDNTDLSEDKPKTGGWSPKVMAVWDWKTRIPQTYPAEVFYGKVSGGDAVLMEMQHFREVHYAEAYQPVHELDVLPQEIFELIRLQADYTGPLRKRAIERLACTKSQFDTALKKLQVSLNIVRSNDPKLTNDFWLPMREVHLDIVQQHER, encoded by the coding sequence ATGATCCAGACGTTTGGACAGGCTTATCAGTTTGTGCTGAAGAGCAAAGTTTGCACGGTCTTCGGCAGCAAGAACTCGCCGTACCCGTCGTTGTGGGACAACACCGATTTATCGGAGGACAAACCCAAGACGGGCGGTTGGAGCCCCAAGGTGATGGCCGTCTGGGATTGGAAGACTCGCATCCCGCAAACCTATCCCGCGGAAGTTTTCTACGGGAAGGTGAGCGGCGGCGACGCCGTGTTGATGGAGATGCAGCACTTTCGTGAGGTGCATTACGCCGAGGCGTACCAGCCCGTCCACGAATTGGATGTTCTCCCGCAAGAGATCTTTGAGCTGATCCGTTTGCAAGCGGACTACACCGGTCCGCTTCGCAAGCGAGCCATCGAGCGATTGGCGTGCACGAAGAGCCAGTTCGACACCGCACTGAAGAAGCTGCAGGTGAGCTTGAACATCGTGCGTTCCAACGACCCCAAGTTGACGAACGACTTCTGGTTGCCCATGCGAGAAGTCCACCTCGATATCGTGCAACAGCACGAGCGATGA